The following nucleotide sequence is from Solanum dulcamara chromosome 7, daSolDulc1.2, whole genome shotgun sequence.
TGTAACAATCAGGGAGAGCTTTATCCGATCACCAATCAATTCACTTCACCATCTAGTTTTGCTGCTTTGGCACCATCTCTTTGGCATGTTCGTTTGGGTCACCCGGGAGCACCTGTGTTGAAATCCCTTAGGAAGATTAAATTGATTGATTGTAATCCAAGTAGAGATGTTCGTATTTGTCATTCTTATCCTCTTGGAAAACATGTTAAGTTGCCATTTTTTTCTTCGAATTCTAGCACTCTTATGTCATTTAATATTATACATAGTGATCTTTGGACATTACCCGTTTTGAGTTGCTCAGGCCATCGATATTATGTTTGTTTATGGATGATTATTCTAAATTCTTTGTTTACTGCTTAGTACTAGCTTTATTAATGTCTCCATAGGGAAAGAAATGACCAttatatttacttaattattagATGGTCTATCATCATCACAAGTCTAGTAGAAAAACATTCAATTAGTGACAAAGATCAATAAATCCATACACATAATAGCAAAAGGGTGAAAATAGAAACACCACTGCTCATTTTTGGACCAATGACTTGTCATTAAGTTTGATATTGAAgtacacttggaaaaaaaaagtacacCTGTAAATTGATCTATCTCTAGTCCAACTCTTGCTCCTCGAGGACCCAAAAAGTGGCTTCTTTTTCTTGTGCTGCATCCCAATTGTTTAAACCTTTGAGTCAAAAGCAGCTTTAGTGGAATAATCCACTGTTACCTGATATCATTTCTTCCTCCTGCTCCATGTGTCTGACAATGAGTGTCTTTGCTCACTTATAGTTTGAAGCTTCTCTACCTTTTTCTGTTCTTTTGGTGTGTGTACGATATTACGatattcattaattttttatatgtaaGTTTAGAAAATGTATTTCTTATATCCTCTGTTTTCTAATTTATGGGatgttctttttttttagtcTATTGTAGAAAAATGTCTatgtttttataattaaaaataatttaaccttaaaattcttcttttgcCGTTAATAAAATTCTTTATAACCACATAAAtgtataagtttttttttaaatttttttaaaacacattaGTTTGTATCTTTTCATGTTAATTAGGAACTCATAAATAGTGATTGTTTGCGTCAAATTTTAATGAATAAGAAATAAGCCCAACTATAAACAAAATATGAATAAACAAGAATTTTTTACTGATAAATAATGTGGGTAtaattctttttcttaatttattgatttttctcTATGGGTAGAGGGTTACATGGTTTGCACCTTcttaatatttatttgatctccaaaaaatttaataaatttatatcttaatttctttataaatatttcaataatttataAGATATTTGAAATGTCTATTCAAGATAAACCAACAATAATGGATAGTGCCATAAAAATTGAATGTGTAGAGTGATACTAGTGAGCGGCTCCAGCCATCCATTTCTCCTGGTCTCACTCAAAAGAGGGTTGGGACAATTGATTTTGATTTGCCCAAAATCCACCCGGAAGCTCATTTTGATGAGTTTCCAACTCTCTTAATTCACTCAAaaagttgatttatttttcaCCACTCATTCCCCTTCTACCTACTGATAGggtcttttttgtttttgtccATTTCCCATCTTTTCCTACACAGGGAAACCCCACCAATTATATCTTACATAGAGAAAGCGAGAGAGAATGTCCTCaaggaaggaaaaaagaattaCAGATAATTAGCTGCTCATGTTTCTCTTATCCTTGTTCCTTCTCTCTCcctaaattttcttttgtattcTTCATAATCTTATTCATATTCTTATCAATCTCAAACTGTAATTCTCTTTGTTTTAAGGTAATTGTCTTCTTGTTCACATTCTTGTCGTCTCGTCAATTATGATAAAACTGTTAATAgtaccttttttttccttttgtaaACCAATTCATTAATGCACATTTTTAGTACCCTTTTTCTCACAGAGCAAAAGCTTCCGATCCCTCtattgtgatattttttttcctaataaatataacaaggGGTACAATACAATTATATTCCTATTCTTATTTCCCTTTATTCTTCAACATCATAATCCATAATTCCTTCATTCCCGCATAAATTCTTATTTGATTCCcttctttcttcattttcttccatCAAATCAATATGGGTTGTGCAACTTCAAAGCCAAAAGTATGCCAAAATTGCCACACGCCATATTCCCCTGTACGCAGAAGTTGCTCAATGTACATACCGAAAAAGAAAGATATTAATGACGACagtgaacaacaacaacaacatatggtgaATCTCACATCATCCACATTAGGATCATTGAAACTTGATTCAATGAACCTGAGCCAAAGTCTCAGAAATGATCACTTTGCATTCGAAATCGATGACTACAATGCGGAAAAAGATGAATTGTTGATTGAGGCAAGAACATGGTCACAAATGATCAATGACAAAATCCCAAAAGTAGTAGTAGTTCCTATGACACCAGTTAGAACCCCACCAGGTGAGCCAGAAACTATTAATGCCTGGGAATTAATGGAAGGTCTTGAAGATATTACTCCTCTTAAACCTTCAGCCCATCATCACGAACATAGTTTCTCTTTCCCTGTTTCTCCCAATACTAATGAAAATGCCGATGAGTCGCCAAAAATGGCTGATAATGAATCTAGCTTACATTCAAATGGCACATCTATAGTGTCTGATTTTGATCCTGAAGTGATTTCCACATTCAGAAAAGCACTTGAAGAGCTTCCACCAGCTAACCCTTTTCATCTAAAGCCATTAGTCATCGAAAACACGCAGGGATCGGATGATGAGGCTGAGTCAGTAAGCAATTCAAACAGGGAAAATGTTGAAGTGATAACAGAGTATAAATTGGTGGTGCCTCATGAGAAAGACAAATTGGTTATTTACTTCACGAGCCTAAGAGGGGTGAGGAAAACATACGAGGATTGCTGTCACGTTCGTGTGATTCTGAAGGGACTAGGCGTTAAGGTTGACGAGAGAGATGTTTCAATGCATTCAGGATTCAAggaggagttgaaagaattatTGGGAAATGAATATGCTGGAAGGGGATTACCAAGGGTGTTCATGGGGAAAAAGTACGTTGGTGGGGCTGATGAAATAGGGAGAATGAACGAGGATGGGAAGCTCGAGAATTTAGTAGAAAATTGCGAACGAATAGAGGATGGTGGTAGtgttgttggaaatggagtttGTGAGGCCTGTGGAGATATTAGGTTTATTCCATGTGAGACATGTTCGGGGAGTTGTAAAATCTACTATGAAGCAGAATACGGCGAATTGGAACTTGAGGAAGATGAATATGGCTTCCAAAGATGCCCGGATTGTAATGAGAATGGACTTATACGATGTCCAATTTGTTGCGATTAAGGTTCATCAaaattttcttgtttctttcctctcattttttttcttttcttgtaaaTTGTTTTGATAACATAATTGTTGTATAGTAAGGAGTTTTTATTTGTGCTAGGAAGATAACGTAGTTTTCAGTATGATAAACCAGAATCCTGTTTTCATGCTCTAGATCCTGTAATACATTCCCAATTAGTATTAACACGCATActaatactgatactacaaCATACTCTCTATGTTTCAGGTGGGCAACAATATATAGTTTTTCTGCTTACCGTTTGATTGCTATTAGTAGTTATATTGATTCAACAATTGCATTTCCAAGAATCATCATATGAAAGGAAGCAGGGTCCAAAATTTAGAAACCGTTAGTTTTCATCGTTGAATCTATAAAATGGGCTGCATCTCGCTCTGATAAGGGAGGCGTCAGTGCCGAAACAAAGCACATTTACTAGCACTGGCTTTGTATGCTTTCAAGTGCAAAAAAGAGACACAGGCAGTGTAATTCTTATGATTACTTTATCGACATTACACCTTTTTGGTGGAACTAGTCCCTTCAAGGATTAAAGAATATTGTTATAAGAAAAGGTATGATGACAGGCAGATTTGGAAGTCTCATGCTGATTCTAAAGTAAAAAAGTAGACAGATTGGAAAGCAATCATGCATTGACTCTGGGTTGTCCACAGTACAATGTATCTTTTTAATATAAAGTGCTAAAGTCGAGTATTTCAGCTTCACTTGTTTGTCTCCCCAATTTAATACGACCACCTCAACATGAGCTACGCCTTGTGTTTAACTCTTGTCAAGTTGAGAATAACGGATAAATAGTAAATAATTTCCACGCATTGCTAAGTGATCGAAGGAGTTCCCACAATTAAGGTCTGATGAAAGAGTTGAAGCGCGTTCAAGCTGATCTGGCCACCATTGTAATTTTTATGCTGCTGGCTATGAAAAATCCTTTGCGGCTTCACGGGCTCAACTTTGCCTCTTGAGTGTGAGAGGATATCTCTAGATGTCACCATCCAAAATTTGACACCTATCTATATCCTACTGAGAGGTAAGTCAATCTTCCATTAACCAATTAATTTGATAGATCACACGAAATCAAATAATTAAGAAATGGAAGTAAGTCTCgaataaattatttcttaaaacAAGTGTGAAACCTGAAAAAATGGTATATAAACTTTCCAAAGCCTGACAACACAATTACAAGCCTCTAAGATCTCAAAACATGAAACAAGAACTACACTGTCTGAGAGTAAGGAAAAACAGGGATAAGACCATAGATATAGGAAGTCTAGATGCTACGGAACAACCAAACATCTACCTCCAAGACTTCAAAAACTCTGAATAGGTGCGAGAATCTCCTACCACTCGTACTGAGCTAAGAACCTGTGCAACAAGGTACACAAAAGCAATGGTGAGTACAACGAATGCATCTACTAAGTAGCATTGTCGACTGGTCTCTAACATGAAGCGATGCTAAGGGTCGGTCCAATACTGCCCTGTTCAGTACTAAATCACAAATATCCATGCATGCATGTAAAAGACCCGAATTGGTAGCTAATCACAACAATAGTGTATTCAACACAATATTCGACTCTTAGTCAATATCATATATGTCAAATCAAATACACTAGAAGCTAAAGATAATATTTTATCAGTTAAAGCATGTCATGACGCGAAGGTATCCCCTAGTCGCGACATGGTGCTTAAAGACACAAGTGACCCAAGCTAACCTCATGGTATGGCGTGACACCAAGATCTACAAGAAATAATAACTGAAGATAACAAAATGCGGAAGCTAAACTGAAATAGTCTATAGCACTCAAATATAAGATAGACAAAATCTGAATCTTTAAATAAGTTGAAAACTAGCATCTGATAGTTTGAAAGCTTTACTAATATGAGTTGCTAGGACGAGCCCCTAGCTGACTCCAATTGTCTGAAACTGaaagtaaataataaaaacaaagatagaggtcatcctcgaatgatgaggactcaccaaaatacTATTGGGCTAGTCGGAGATTGTACTAAACGTGGCCTGAATGTTGAACGTCTGAACCTATATTAACAAATAATATAGGCAGAAAGTATGCGGTCAGTACTTTGTAATGAGTATGTAGGATATGTATGATAAATATAGTAATTGAATATGATGCACTATAAAGACACactgatgcattgaccaagtaAATAACATGAAATCTTATAAATCTTGTATTGAAAAAACTGAATGCTTGGTCATGCAATAACAAAAAGACTGAACTGTGGAAAATACTAAAACTgacatataaccatgtgagctactaTATGGAGTTTGATGTATAATCCCCATCTAAAGGGCTCAATATACTTTTTCAAGGTATAAAGGCTGATCTGAGCTAATGTGGATCTAGTAAGCTAATATCTGCAATAAATTAAGGAGTCATGCCTAAACCGACGGAGGACCCTTATAATCCTATAGTGGAACATTATTCTGAGACTTAGGTTGCTACTAAAGGTCTCATGCCTAAACTAACCGGTGAGCTCATTCGTAGGTACgatcggtgctaagtaaaactTCCAACGGAAACATGCAATTAAACAGAAGACAGTAATAATTTGATAATACTGATCATGTTGATAA
It contains:
- the LOC129895350 gene encoding uncharacterized protein At3g28850-like gives rise to the protein MGCATSKPKVCQNCHTPYSPVRRSCSMYIPKKKDINDDSEQQQQHMVNLTSSTLGSLKLDSMNLSQSLRNDHFAFEIDDYNAEKDELLIEARTWSQMINDKIPKVVVVPMTPVRTPPGEPETINAWELMEGLEDITPLKPSAHHHEHSFSFPVSPNTNENADESPKMADNESSLHSNGTSIVSDFDPEVISTFRKALEELPPANPFHLKPLVIENTQGSDDEAESVSNSNRENVEVITEYKLVVPHEKDKLVIYFTSLRGVRKTYEDCCHVRVILKGLGVKVDERDVSMHSGFKEELKELLGNEYAGRGLPRVFMGKKYVGGADEIGRMNEDGKLENLVENCERIEDGGSVVGNGVCEACGDIRFIPCETCSGSCKIYYEAEYGELELEEDEYGFQRCPDCNENGLIRCPICCD